Below is a genomic region from Streptomyces sp. NBC_00461.
GCGGGAGGTGGGTATGGCGGCGTCTCCGTGGGGTGTTCCGAGAGGTCAGGTGAGAGAAGTTCGCAGGGCGGGGGTGGCGCGCAGCCGGGCGAAGGCGGCGAAGAGGCCCAGGGCCTGCAGTGCAGCGCAGAGGGTGATCACGTGGCCGAGCTGAGCGGGCGGCACGGTGGCGACGAGGACACCGGCGAGGGGGAAGGGCAACAGGAGCAGCAGGATGGTCAGCGACAGGGTGGCGCCGAACACCGGTTCGGGGATGAGGCGGGAGCGCAGGGTGCGCAGCACGACGGTCATGCCGCCCTCACCGGCCATGAGGACGGCGATCAGGGTGAGATAGCTGCCGTAGGTGTCGGCGAAGGAGACGGCCAGGCACGCCAAGGCGGCGATCGTTGCGGACACGGCGCCGACCAGCCACAGGCCGAAGCGGTCGATCGCCCGGCGGCACAGGGCGACCGCGAGAAGCGAGCCGACGGCGGCTGCCGACCAGATGAGCCCGACGTCGGCCGCGGAGTATCCGAGCTGTTTGACGATGATCACTGGGGTGGCGGCCTGCAGCAGGCCGACGGTCAGGTTGGAGACGGTCAGTCCGGTCACCAGCCAGCCGAGGGCCGGTAGCGCGCGGAGGGTCGACCAGCCGGTGTGCAGCCCCTTAAGGACAGGCTGCGGCGCGGCGGGCTTGCTCCGGTGGCGCTGGCGCGGGGCCAAGACACTGGTGAGCAGCGAAAAGACGGCGATCACGATCAGTATTCCGGTGGCGCCAGCCTGCTGCAGGAGCAGCCCGGCGAGTGCGGGGCCGACCAGCGTGGCGAACTGGTCAATGCCGAGCAGCACCGACTGAACGCGGTGGGCGCGGGCGCCGGCCTCGCGGCCGGCGACTCCGCCCGCGGTCTCGGCCGCGATGTAGGAGCATTCAGTGAGGATCCCGGTGGACGCGGCGAGCAGCATGACGGTGGCCGTCGCGCTGAGGCCCGCCTGCGTTGGCAAGATGAACGCGGTGGCCAGGACAACCACGGCCCGGCCCGCAGAGGCGAAACGGAGCACGGCGGTGGTCCCGTGGCGGTCGACCAGAACCCCTGCGAAGGCGAACGAACCCAGTCTCGGCACCCATTCCAGCGCGAACGCGAGGCCGGTCAGGGTGACCGAGTTGGTGGTGGCCAGTACCAGCAGCGGGATGCCGTAGGTGGCCATGGCGAACGCGGCAGCGTCCGTGCTGCGCGGCAGGTAGATGCCACGCAGCAGAGTGGGGACCGGCCTGCGGGCATGCCAGGGTCCGACACGGGATCTCACGCAGCGCGCCCCGATTCCTCCGCCGCACAGGACGAGCGGGCAATGTCCTGGTGCAGGACGCGGGGGTACGCCGTAAACCACTCGGACAGCGCCGCGCGCGGAGCCGACGGTTCGGTCGCTGCGCCGGATTGCCCCGGGCTGCCGTCCTGCATCTGGAAGGCGCGCTGGACGCGCGCGACGAAGTCACTGGTGCGGCTGGGGAGTTGGTTAGTTCGGGCCCAGCGTGCTGCGGTGTCGTACACCTCGGCGAGGTCCTTGCCACTCGCGGTGAGCTGGTAGCGGGCCAAGGCGTGTCCGCGGGCATGGATGAGCCCGAGGTCGCGTGCGGTGTCGATGGCGTGGCGCAGTTGTCCGGTGGTGAGGTCGCCGAGGGCGCTCTGCAGGCTGCCGCGTTGGCGGCTGATGGGGCCGTTGTCGTCGATCTCGGTGATCAGGCGTATCAGGCCCGGCAGGGACAGGGTCCGGATCGCTCGGCGTTCGCGCAGGACGCTGGTGGGCAGGGCGGCGGTCATCGGCGCGGGCCTCCCTCCGGTGTGATGGGGCGGGCGGGTATCTGGTGGGAGAAGAGGTCGCTGGACTTCCACTCCGGACCGTTGGGCGGCGGGGTGGCGGCCAGGGCAGGGACGGCAGACTGTGCGGCCGGAACTGGGGGCGCCGGCAGGCGCGTCGGGGTGGTCGCCCACGGGCCGGAGCGGGTCTGGGACGGGGCGGTCCCCGGTCGGCGAAACGGCTCGGCCCCGCCGGACGGGAGGACAGCCCACGCAGTGATGGCCTGGAAGACGGGGGCGAGCGCCTGGCCGCTAGCGGACAGCTGGAAGTCGCCGCTGCCGGTGGCCGTGACGAGGCCGTCGGCGACCAAGCGGTCCAGGGGCTTGTAGACGGCGTTCAGCCCGTAGCCGGACATGGCTTCGGTGGCCAGGGTCTTGGCGCTCGCACGGCCCCGGGCCTGCAGGGTCATAAGGATCGGGGTGGCGTGCCGCGGGGCGATCAGAGTGATCGTGTCGTCGATGTTCTGGGCCGGGGGGATCCGCTCGGGCTCCAGCTCACCGGTGGCCTTGCTGGTGACGAGCTGCTTCTCCAAGTGGGTATCGCCCCAGGAGGCGATCACGGCCAGGACGGGCAACAGCTCGGCGCCGCGGCCAGTGAGGCCGTACGTGACGTGGCGCGGGGCGTACTCCGTGCGTTCGACCACGCCAGCGTTGGTGAGGTGGCGCAGCCGGGGGTGGAGCTGGCCGTCGGCGAGCCACGGAAGCCGGGGTTTGATCTCGGCGTAGCGCAGCGGCTGGGAGGAGAGGGTCATCAGCACCCACACGCTCCAGCGCGGGGCGAGCAGATCCAGCGTCTTGGTGACGCTGGAGTAGTCGTTCGGGGTGGTAGGGGGCTGAGCGGTGGTGGCCAAGGATGGGGCTCCTCAAGCAGTGCGGGCAGATCAGCGGGTGCGGGAGGCGGCGGTCGCCGGGGCGGCGGGTACGGGCACAGCCGGCGGAGTGTCGGGGGCCGGTGCACGGCGCAGTCCTGCCAGGACCGCGCCGGTGTTCTTGGCGTAGGCGTCGCGGGCGGCGACGGACTCGGCGATGCGGCGGGCGCAGTCGACGATGTGACCGGCGGCAAAACGGCCGATCTCCCGCTCAGGAGCGATGAGTTCGCGCAGCCTCTCCAGCTGGAAGGCGATGTTGCGCTCAGCGAGCACCAGATCGCTGTGACTGCCGGTGAGCGCAGCGAGCAGGGTGGCGTCGGAAGTGTTGCCGGCGAGGGCATCGAGTTCGGCGAGGGGCTGTCCGAACAGCGCCTCGATGCGCTGGGCGATGATCTCGGAGATGGCGTGGGCGGTGGCGTCGGGCAGGGGCAATCGGCGGGCTTTCAGGGACGGCGGGTCCGCACCGCCCCGGCACGGCCGGTTGCCGGGGCGGGCGGAGCAGTGGCGGTGATCTTCGGTTGGGCGAACCGCACCGACTGCGCGGGGCGTTGATCGCGAGCGGGCATGGTCCGCAGGAGGTCGTCGAGGGCGGCGACGTAGCCGTCCCGGCCGGCCAGCGCAGCCTCCAGCCACTGGGCGTCCCAGCGCAGGTCCTCGGCGGACAGCTCGCCCAGGTCGCGGTCGCAGGACATCGAGGCGTGGACGCGATCACGTACGCGGACGACCTGTTCCTCGGCGACCGCGAGAAAGCTACGCAGTTCCAGCGCACGGTGGAGGGCGGCGCAGACCTCAAGATGGGCTGCCTGCGCATACAGCTCGGCGACGGAGGCACCGAACGCCTCCTCCAGCGCGGTGTCGCGGCTGGTGGACTTGTCGATGACGCTCATCGCGTCACCCCGCGCGTCGGGATACCCCGCTCGCCGGGCAGTGCGGGCGCCGCGGTGAGCAGCGCCGGAGCGC
It encodes:
- a CDS encoding MFS transporter, coding for MRSRVGPWHARRPVPTLLRGIYLPRSTDAAAFAMATYGIPLLVLATTNSVTLTGLAFALEWVPRLGSFAFAGVLVDRHGTTAVLRFASAGRAVVVLATAFILPTQAGLSATATVMLLAASTGILTECSYIAAETAGGVAGREAGARAHRVQSVLLGIDQFATLVGPALAGLLLQQAGATGILIVIAVFSLLTSVLAPRQRHRSKPAAPQPVLKGLHTGWSTLRALPALGWLVTGLTVSNLTVGLLQAATPVIIVKQLGYSAADVGLIWSAAAVGSLLAVALCRRAIDRFGLWLVGAVSATIAALACLAVSFADTYGSYLTLIAVLMAGEGGMTVVLRTLRSRLIPEPVFGATLSLTILLLLLPFPLAGVLVATVPPAQLGHVITLCAALQALGLFAAFARLRATPALRTSLT
- a CDS encoding winged helix-turn-helix transcriptional regulator: MATTAQPPTTPNDYSSVTKTLDLLAPRWSVWVLMTLSSQPLRYAEIKPRLPWLADGQLHPRLRHLTNAGVVERTEYAPRHVTYGLTGRGAELLPVLAVIASWGDTHLEKQLVTSKATGELEPERIPPAQNIDDTITLIAPRHATPILMTLQARGRASAKTLATEAMSGYGLNAVYKPLDRLVADGLVTATGSGDFQLSASGQALAPVFQAITAWAVLPSGGAEPFRRPGTAPSQTRSGPWATTPTRLPAPPVPAAQSAVPALAATPPPNGPEWKSSDLFSHQIPARPITPEGGPRR